A window of the Hevea brasiliensis isolate MT/VB/25A 57/8 chromosome 6, ASM3005281v1, whole genome shotgun sequence genome harbors these coding sequences:
- the LOC110641156 gene encoding xyloglucan endotransglucosylase protein 1 encodes MTFSSSLKSTIRIIMLVGVLLVAASAGNFNQDFDITWGDGRAKILNNGQLLTLSLDKTSGSGFKSKNQYLFGKIDMQLKLVPGNSAGTVTAYYLSSLGSAHDEIDFEFLGNLSGDPYILHTNIFTQGKGNREQQFYLWFDPTKDFHTYSVLWNPQSIIFFVDGTPIREFKNLESNGIAFPKSQPMQIYSSLWNADDWATRGGLVKTDWTQAPFTASYRNFNAQACIWSSGSSSCSKSSSNNSWLTQSLDTTGQARIKWVQKNYMIYNYCTDTKRFPQGFPPECSLA; translated from the exons ATGACTTTCTCAAGTAGTCTCAAATCAACTATTAGAATAATTATGCTTGTGGGTGTGTTATTAGTGGCAGCTTCCGCTGGAAACTTCAACCAAGATTTTGACATTACATGGGGAGATGGGCGTGCAAAAATCCTGAACAATGGCCAACTCCTTACGTTGTCTCTTGATAAAACCTCTGGTTCAGGCTTCAAATCAAAGAACCAATACTTATTTGGGAAAATTGATATGCAGCTCAAGCTAGTGCCTGGAAACTCTGCTGGAACTGTCACTGCTTACTAT CTATCTTCCTTGGGGTCAGCCCATGATGAGATAGATTTTGAATTCTTGGGAAATCTTAGTGGAGACCCTTATATTCTCCATACAAATATATTCACTCAAGGTAAGGGAAACAGAGAACAGCAATTCTATCTCTGGTTTGATCCTACCAAGGACTTCCACACCTACTCTGTCCTTTGGAATCCTCAAAGCATCAT CTTCTTTGTGGATGGGACTCCCATTAGAGAATTCAAGAACTTAGAATCAAATGGCATAGCATTTCCAAAGAGCCAGCCAATGCAGATATACTCTAGCCTATGGAATGCTGATGATTGGGCCACAAGGGGTGGGCTTGTGAAGACAGATTGGACCCAAGCACCTTTCACAGCTTCTTATAGAAACTTCAATGCACAGGCCTGCATTTGGTCCTCAGGCTCCTCGTCTTGCTCCAAGAGCTCCTCAAACAACTCATGGCTAACACAGTCTCTGGACACCACAGGCCAAGCAAGAATCAAATGGGTGCAAAAAAACTACATGATTTACAACTATTGCACTGATACCAAACGCTTTCCTCAAGGATTCCCTCCTGAGTGCTCACTTGCTTGA